Sequence from the Streptomyces sp. R33 genome:
CGGGCGGGCCGGGGTGAAGTGGACCGCGCCCGAGCGGGTCGTCGTGTAGCCGTGGACGGCCGGGCGCGGGAGGCTGTTGTAGCCGTAGTGGGCCGTGAAGAAGTACGCGCCCGTGTCCGGGACCGCGATCAGGTCGCCCGGGGCCAGTTCCGGGAGCTCCCGGGCCGTGGCCAGCAGGTCGCTCGCGAAGCACGCCGGGCCCGCGATGTCCTGGGCGACCGGCGGTCCCGTCTTCGGGGTGCCCTTCGCGTCGTACGGCAGGATCCGCAGCGGCCACGCCGCCGGCGCGTAGACCGTACGGGTCGCCAGCTGGACCCCGGCGTGCGTGAGGGCGATGGGGCGGCCCCCGGTGGTCTTCGTGTACTCGACCCGGGAGAGCACCAGCCCGTGCTTGGCCAGCAGTGACCTGCCGAACTCCGTCACCAGGCCGTAGCGGCCGGAGAACAGTGCCGGGACGGCCTCGCGGAGGGCCGCCACGTACTGCGCGTACGTCGGGCTCTCAACGTCCGACGCGAAGTTCACCGGCAGGCCACCGCCGATGTCGAGGGTGTCGACCTGGCGGCGGCCGGCCGCGGCGTTGATCTCCTCCGCCAGGGAGTGGAGGGCGCGGACCCCTTCCGCGATCAGGGGCAGGGGCACGCCCTGGGAGCCCGAGTGGGCGTGCAGCCGGGTCAGCCACGGCCGGTCCAGGAAGGCGCGTACGAGCCACTCGCGCGCCCCCGGATCCCGTAGCGCGATCCCGAACTTCGACGTCGCGGTGGCCGTCGAGAGGGCGTCGATCGTGCCCGCGCCCGTCTGCGGGTTGATCCGGATCCCCAGAGGGGCCGTCGTGGGGGCCTCGGCGACCAGGGCGTCCAGGCGTTCCAGTTCCTGCCGGTTGTCGGCGTTGACGGCGATCCCGAGCGCCAGCGCCTCGCGCAGCTCGGCCACCGTCTTGGCGGGGGAGTCCAGAACCGTCCGCTCCGGCCCGACCCCCGCCGCCCGGGCCAGCACCAGCTCGCCGGGGCTCGCGACCTCGCAGCCGAGGCCGCAGTCCGCGAGCAGCCGCAGCACCGGCACGAGCGGGCAGGCCTTCACCGCGAAGGCGTGCAGGACGGGGGTGCCGGGCGCCAGCGCGCTCGCGAAGGCGCTGGTCAGAGCGTCGGCGGAGGACCGGATCCCGGTCACGTCCAGCAGGCAGACCAGCGGCTCCGCAGCGTCCGCCCCGCCCACCAGACCCTGCTCGACCGCGGCCCGTACGGCCATGTCCCGGCGCGTCATCGCGTTCATCGCGTGCATCTCGGCAGGCATGTCCGTCAGCCAATCATCCGGCGGGTCGGCCCGCAGCTGTTGACTGAATCTATTCAGGAAGTCAGGATGTGAATAGATTGACCAACATCGGAGGAGGCACCGCCATGTCAGGACCCCGCCCCGTACGTGCTGCGCGAGGCACCGAGCTCAGCACCCTGGGATGGCAGCAGGAAGCCGCCCTCCGGATGCTGCAGAACAACCTCGACCCCGAGGTCGCCGAGCACCCCGACAAGCTCGTCGTCTACGGCGGCACCGGCAAGGCGGCGCGCGACTGGCGCTCCTTCGACGCGATGGTCCGCACCCTGCGGACCCTCAAGCAGGACGAGACGATGCTCGTCCAGTCCGGCCGCCCGGTCGGCGTGATGCAGACCCACGAGTGGGCGCCGCGCGTGCTGCTCGCCAACTCCAACCTGGTCGGCGACTGGGCCAACTGGGAGGAGTTCCGCCGCCTGGAGCACCTCGGTCTGACCATGTACGGCCAGATGACCGCCGGCTCCTGGATCTACATCGGCACCCAGGGCATCCTGCAGGGCACGTACGAGACCTTCGCGGCCGTCGCGGCCAAGAAGTTCAACGGGACCCTCGCCGGCACCATCACCCTGACCGCCGGCCTCGGCGGCATGGGCGGCGCCCAGCCGCTGGCCGTGACGATGAACGACGGCGTCGCGATCTGCATCGACGTCGACCCGCGCGCCATCGAGCGCCGCATCGAGCACCGCTACCTCGACGTCAAGGCCGACGATCTGCGGCACGCGCTGCAGCTCGCGGTCGAGGCGCGCGACGCCCGCAAGCCCCTCTCCATCGGCCTGCTCGGCAACGCGGCCGAGCTGCTCCCGCAGATGCTGGCCGAGGGCGCCCCGATCGACATCGTGACCGACCAGACCTCGGCCCACGACCCGCTCTCCTACCTCCCGGTGGGTGTCGACTTCGACGACATGGCGGCGTACGCGGCCAAGGACCCGGCCGGCTTCACCACGCGGGCCCGCGAGTCCATGGCCAGGCACGTCGAGGCCATGGTCGGCTTCATGGACGCCGGCTCCGAGGTCTTCGACTACGGCAACTCCATCCGCGGCGAGGCCCAGCTGGCCGGCTACGACCGCGCGTTCGCCTTCCCCGGCTTCGTCCCGGCGTACATCCGCCCGCTGTTCTGCGAGGGCAAGGGCCCGTTCCGCTGGGCGGCCCTGTCCGGCGAGGCCTCGGACATCCACAAGACCGACAAGGCCATGCTCGAGCTCTTCCCGGAGAACGAGTCGCTGCACCGCTGGATCAAGATGGCCGGCGAGCGCGTCCACTTCCAGGGCCTGCCGGCGCGCATCTGCTGGCTCGGCTACGGCGAGCGCGACAAGGCCGGCGAGCGCTTCAACGAGATGGTGGCCGACGGCACCCTCGCCGCCCCGCTGGCCATCGGCCGCGACCACCTCGACTGCGGCTCCGTCGCCTCCCCGTACCGCGAGACCGAGGCCATGCTCGACGGCTCCGACGCGATCGCCGACTGGCCGCTGCTCAACGCCATGGTCAACGTCGCCTCCGGCGCCTCCTGGGTCTCGATCCACCACGGCGGCGGCGTCGGCATGGGCCGCTCGATCCACGCGGGCCAGGTCACCGTCGCCGACGGCACCAAGCTCGCGGGCGAGAAGATCCGCCGCGTCCTCACCAACGACCCCGGCATGGGCGTCATCCGCCACGTCGACGCGGGCTACGACATCGCCGAGTCGGTCGCGGACGAGCGCGGCGTCCGGGTCCCCATGCGCGAGGGCGACGACGCGTGAGCGACAACCCCGCAGGGGCGACCTCGTTCCACGGCATGTGGAACGAGCTCGCCCCCATCGGCCGCCACGCCGACTCCGGCGGGTACCGCCGCTACGCGTGGACCGGTGCCGACGCCGACTGCCGGACCTGGTTCCAGGCCCAGGCGGAGGCCCGCGGCCTCACGTACGAGACCGACCGCAACGGCAACCAGTGGGCCTGGCTCGGCGACCCCCTCGCCGGTGACGCCGTCGTCACCGGCTCCCACCTGGACTCCGTGCCCGACGGCGGCGCCTTCGACGGCCCCCTCGGCGTGGTGTCCTCCTTCGCGGCCCTGGACGAACTCCGCAGGAGGGGCGCGGAGTTCGCCAGGCCACTGGCCATCACCAACTTCGGCGACGAGGAAGGGGCCCGCTTCGGTCTCGCCTGCGTCGGCTCCCGGCTCGCCGCCGGGCAGCTGACCAAGGAGAAGGCGTACGAGCTCCGCGACGCCGACGGGATCAGCCTGCCCCGGGCCATGGAGGCCGCCGGGTACGACCCCGAGGCCATCGGCGCCGACCCGGAACGCCTCGCCCGCATCGGCGCGTTCGTCGAGCTGCA
This genomic interval carries:
- the hutU gene encoding urocanate hydratase encodes the protein MSGPRPVRAARGTELSTLGWQQEAALRMLQNNLDPEVAEHPDKLVVYGGTGKAARDWRSFDAMVRTLRTLKQDETMLVQSGRPVGVMQTHEWAPRVLLANSNLVGDWANWEEFRRLEHLGLTMYGQMTAGSWIYIGTQGILQGTYETFAAVAAKKFNGTLAGTITLTAGLGGMGGAQPLAVTMNDGVAICIDVDPRAIERRIEHRYLDVKADDLRHALQLAVEARDARKPLSIGLLGNAAELLPQMLAEGAPIDIVTDQTSAHDPLSYLPVGVDFDDMAAYAAKDPAGFTTRARESMARHVEAMVGFMDAGSEVFDYGNSIRGEAQLAGYDRAFAFPGFVPAYIRPLFCEGKGPFRWAALSGEASDIHKTDKAMLELFPENESLHRWIKMAGERVHFQGLPARICWLGYGERDKAGERFNEMVADGTLAAPLAIGRDHLDCGSVASPYRETEAMLDGSDAIADWPLLNAMVNVASGASWVSIHHGGGVGMGRSIHAGQVTVADGTKLAGEKIRRVLTNDPGMGVIRHVDAGYDIAESVADERGVRVPMREGDDA
- a CDS encoding diaminopimelate decarboxylase, whose amino-acid sequence is MPAEMHAMNAMTRRDMAVRAAVEQGLVGGADAAEPLVCLLDVTGIRSSADALTSAFASALAPGTPVLHAFAVKACPLVPVLRLLADCGLGCEVASPGELVLARAAGVGPERTVLDSPAKTVAELREALALGIAVNADNRQELERLDALVAEAPTTAPLGIRINPQTGAGTIDALSTATATSKFGIALRDPGAREWLVRAFLDRPWLTRLHAHSGSQGVPLPLIAEGVRALHSLAEEINAAAGRRQVDTLDIGGGLPVNFASDVESPTYAQYVAALREAVPALFSGRYGLVTEFGRSLLAKHGLVLSRVEYTKTTGGRPIALTHAGVQLATRTVYAPAAWPLRILPYDAKGTPKTGPPVAQDIAGPACFASDLLATARELPELAPGDLIAVPDTGAYFFTAHYGYNSLPRPAVHGYTTTRSGAVHFTPARPAQSAASIVTEAGGDFGEALVRMDD